One Denticeps clupeoides chromosome 12, fDenClu1.1, whole genome shotgun sequence genomic window carries:
- the pdzrn3b gene encoding E3 ubiquitin-protein ligase PDZRN3-B isoform X3, with product MGCSLCTLQKPEEQYKLLYEVCQVNGKDLSKATHEQAVEAFRTAKEPIVVQVLRRAPRPKPVRAPGDAQVVDISTQTDITFQHIMALSKLPASTPPVEVLEQYLLPDEHSPGHEYFDPTEFLEGMQQEMDREELEYEEVDLYRSNIQDKLGLTVCYRTDDEDETGIYVSEIDPNSIAAKDGRIREGDRIIQINGVEIQNREEAVALLTSEENQNVCLLVARPEIQLDEGWMDDDRNDFLDDLHMDMLEQQHHQAMQFTASMLHQKKLEEDGGTTDTATLLSNHHEKDSGVGRTDDSTRNDESSEQENLADDQTTSFSNTLGSRRKLTYSQDTLGSGDLPFSSESFISADCADVDFLGIPADECERFRELLELKCQVRSTGGLYCPSAAAADEGGVDQELELLNDELRSIELECLSIVRAHKMQQLREQYRESWMLHNSGFRNYNTSIDARRHELSDITELPEKSDKDSSSAYNTGESCRSTPLTLELSPDNSLRRGAEPQGQAGAPRPPKPLPSPAQEACGPGRSPECAAPTDGQEQKPEAPGKAGRGPRSPYKHAHIPAHAQHYQSYMQLIQQKSAVEYAQSQMSLVSMCRDPVPPSSTAADQGPKMEWKVKIRSDGTRYITKRPVRDKLLKERAMRIREERSGMTTDDDAVSEMKMGRYWSKEERKQHAVRAKEQRQRREFMKQSRMDCLKEQAAVASGDERKEPNILELSHKKMMKKRNKKIFDNWMTIQELLTHGTKSPDGTRVYNSLLSVTTV from the exons GTCAATGGGAAGGACCTGTCAAAAGCCACTCATGAGCAAGCAGTGGAGGCCTTCCGCACCGCCAAGGAGCCCATCGTGGTGCAGGTCCTGCGCAGGGCTCCGCGTCCCAAACCCGTCAGAGCGCCCGGAGATGCCCAGGTCGTGGACATCAGCACCCAGACGGACATCACCTTCCAGCACATTATGGCTCTCAGCAAGCTGCCGGCCTCCACTCCGCCAGTGGAAGTGCTGGAGCAGTACCTCCTGCCAGATGA gcattCCCCTGGACATGAGTACTTCGACCCTACAGAGTTTCTGGAGGGCATGCAGCAAGAGATGGACCGTGAGGAGCTGGAGTACGAG GAAGTGGATTTGTACAGGAGCAACATTCAGGACAAACTGGGACTGACTGTCTGCTACAGgactgatgatgaggatgaaaCTGGAATCTATGTCAGCGAG ATTGATCCAAACAGCATTGCAGCAAAGGATGGCAGGATCCGAGAGGGAGACAGAATAATCCAG ATAAATGGTGTTGAGATCCAGAACCGAGAGGAGGCCGTGGCCCTGTTAACCAGTGAGGAGAACCAGAATGTCTGCCTGCTTGTGGCCCGCCCTGAGATCCAG CTGGATGAGGGCTGGATGGACGATGACAGGAATGATTTCCTGGACGACCTGCACATGGATATGCTGGAGCAGCAGCATCACCAGGCCATGCAGTTCACTGCCAGCATGCTGCATCAG AAGAAGCTTGAGGAAGATGGTGGGACCACAGACACGGCCACACTCCTGTCTAACCACCACGAGAAGGACAGTGGGGTGGGTCGCACCGACGACAGCACGCGCAACGACGAGAGCTCGGAGCAGGAGAACCTGGCCGACGACCAGACCACCAGCTTCTCCAACACGCTGGGGAGCCGGCGAAAGCTGACCTACAGCCAGGACACCCTCGGCAGCGGGGACCTGCCCTTCAGCAGCGAGTCCTTCATCTCGGCCGACTGCGCGGACGTCGACTTTCTGGGCATCCCAGCCGACGAGTGCGAGCGTTTCCGCGAACTGCTGGAGCTGAAGTGCCAGGTGCGCAGCACCGGAGGCCTTTACTGCCCCAGCGCCGCCGCGGCCGATGAGGGCGGAGTCGATCAAGAGCTGGAGCTGTTGAACGACGAGTTGCGGAGCATCGAGCTGGAGTGCCTGAGCATCGTGCGGGCGCACAAGATGCAGCAGCTGCGCGAGCAGTACCGCGAGTCCTGGATGCTGCACAACAGCGGCTTCCGCAACTACAACACCAGCATCGACGCGCGCCGCCACGAGCTCTCCGACATCACCGAGCTGCCCGAGAAGTCCGACAAGGACAGCTCCAGCGCCTACAACACGGGCGAGAGCTGCCGCAGCACCCCGCTCACGCTGGAGCTCTCCCCGGACAACTCCCTCCGCCGGGGGGCGGAGCCCCAGGGCCAGGCCGGCGCGCCGCGGCCGCCGAAGCCCCTGCCGTCGCCGGCGCAGGAGGCCTGCGGGCCCGGAAGATCTCCGGAATGCGCCGCGCCCACGGACGGACAGGAGCAGAAGCCGGAGGCCCCCGGCAAAGCCGGCCGGGGCCCCCGCTCGCCGTATAAACACGCCCACATCCCGGCCCACGCCCAGCACTACCAGAGCTACATGCAGCTGATCCAGCAGAAGTCGGCCGTGGAGTACGCGCAGAGCCAGATGAGCCTGGTCAGCATGTGCCGCGACCCGGTGCCCCCTTCCTCCACCGCGGCCGACCAGGGGCCCAAGATGGAGTGGAAGGTGAAGATCCGCAGCGACGGCACGCGCTACATCACCAAGCGGCCCGTCCGCGACAAGCTGCTGAAGGAGCGCGCCATGCGCATCCGCGAGGAGCGCAGCGGCATGACCACCGACGACGACGCCGTCAGCGAGATGAAGATGGGACGCTACTGGAGCAAGGAGGAGCGCAAGCAGCACGCCGTGCGCGCCAAGGAGCAGCGGCAGCGCCGCGAGTTCATGAAGCAGAGCCGGATGGACTGCCTGAAGGAGCAGGCGGCCGTCGCCAGCGGCGACGAGAGGAAGGAGCCCAACAtcctggagctcagccacaagaagatgatgaagaagcgCAACAAGAAGATCTTCGACAACTGGATGACCATCCAGGAACTGCTGACGCACGGCACCAAGTCGCCCGACGGCACGCGCGTCTACAACTCCCTGCTGTCCGTCACCACGGTGTAA
- the pdzrn3b gene encoding E3 ubiquitin-protein ligase PDZRN3-B isoform X4, producing MMVNGKDLSKATHEQAVEAFRTAKEPIVVQVLRRAPRPKPVRAPGDAQVVDISTQTDITFQHIMALSKLPASTPPVEVLEQYLLPDEHSPGHEYFDPTEFLEGMQQEMDREELEYEEVDLYRSNIQDKLGLTVCYRTDDEDETGIYVSEIDPNSIAAKDGRIREGDRIIQINGVEIQNREEAVALLTSEENQNVCLLVARPEIQLDEGWMDDDRNDFLDDLHMDMLEQQHHQAMQFTASMLHQKKLEEDGGTTDTATLLSNHHEKDSGVGRTDDSTRNDESSEQENLADDQTTSFSNTLGSRRKLTYSQDTLGSGDLPFSSESFISADCADVDFLGIPADECERFRELLELKCQVRSTGGLYCPSAAAADEGGVDQELELLNDELRSIELECLSIVRAHKMQQLREQYRESWMLHNSGFRNYNTSIDARRHELSDITELPEKSDKDSSSAYNTGESCRSTPLTLELSPDNSLRRGAEPQGQAGAPRPPKPLPSPAQEACGPGRSPECAAPTDGQEQKPEAPGKAGRGPRSPYKHAHIPAHAQHYQSYMQLIQQKSAVEYAQSQMSLVSMCRDPVPPSSTAADQGPKMEWKVKIRSDGTRYITKRPVRDKLLKERAMRIREERSGMTTDDDAVSEMKMGRYWSKEERKQHAVRAKEQRQRREFMKQSRMDCLKEQAAVASGDERKEPNILELSHKKMMKKRNKKIFDNWMTIQELLTHGTKSPDGTRVYNSLLSVTTV from the exons GTCAATGGGAAGGACCTGTCAAAAGCCACTCATGAGCAAGCAGTGGAGGCCTTCCGCACCGCCAAGGAGCCCATCGTGGTGCAGGTCCTGCGCAGGGCTCCGCGTCCCAAACCCGTCAGAGCGCCCGGAGATGCCCAGGTCGTGGACATCAGCACCCAGACGGACATCACCTTCCAGCACATTATGGCTCTCAGCAAGCTGCCGGCCTCCACTCCGCCAGTGGAAGTGCTGGAGCAGTACCTCCTGCCAGATGA gcattCCCCTGGACATGAGTACTTCGACCCTACAGAGTTTCTGGAGGGCATGCAGCAAGAGATGGACCGTGAGGAGCTGGAGTACGAG GAAGTGGATTTGTACAGGAGCAACATTCAGGACAAACTGGGACTGACTGTCTGCTACAGgactgatgatgaggatgaaaCTGGAATCTATGTCAGCGAG ATTGATCCAAACAGCATTGCAGCAAAGGATGGCAGGATCCGAGAGGGAGACAGAATAATCCAG ATAAATGGTGTTGAGATCCAGAACCGAGAGGAGGCCGTGGCCCTGTTAACCAGTGAGGAGAACCAGAATGTCTGCCTGCTTGTGGCCCGCCCTGAGATCCAG CTGGATGAGGGCTGGATGGACGATGACAGGAATGATTTCCTGGACGACCTGCACATGGATATGCTGGAGCAGCAGCATCACCAGGCCATGCAGTTCACTGCCAGCATGCTGCATCAG AAGAAGCTTGAGGAAGATGGTGGGACCACAGACACGGCCACACTCCTGTCTAACCACCACGAGAAGGACAGTGGGGTGGGTCGCACCGACGACAGCACGCGCAACGACGAGAGCTCGGAGCAGGAGAACCTGGCCGACGACCAGACCACCAGCTTCTCCAACACGCTGGGGAGCCGGCGAAAGCTGACCTACAGCCAGGACACCCTCGGCAGCGGGGACCTGCCCTTCAGCAGCGAGTCCTTCATCTCGGCCGACTGCGCGGACGTCGACTTTCTGGGCATCCCAGCCGACGAGTGCGAGCGTTTCCGCGAACTGCTGGAGCTGAAGTGCCAGGTGCGCAGCACCGGAGGCCTTTACTGCCCCAGCGCCGCCGCGGCCGATGAGGGCGGAGTCGATCAAGAGCTGGAGCTGTTGAACGACGAGTTGCGGAGCATCGAGCTGGAGTGCCTGAGCATCGTGCGGGCGCACAAGATGCAGCAGCTGCGCGAGCAGTACCGCGAGTCCTGGATGCTGCACAACAGCGGCTTCCGCAACTACAACACCAGCATCGACGCGCGCCGCCACGAGCTCTCCGACATCACCGAGCTGCCCGAGAAGTCCGACAAGGACAGCTCCAGCGCCTACAACACGGGCGAGAGCTGCCGCAGCACCCCGCTCACGCTGGAGCTCTCCCCGGACAACTCCCTCCGCCGGGGGGCGGAGCCCCAGGGCCAGGCCGGCGCGCCGCGGCCGCCGAAGCCCCTGCCGTCGCCGGCGCAGGAGGCCTGCGGGCCCGGAAGATCTCCGGAATGCGCCGCGCCCACGGACGGACAGGAGCAGAAGCCGGAGGCCCCCGGCAAAGCCGGCCGGGGCCCCCGCTCGCCGTATAAACACGCCCACATCCCGGCCCACGCCCAGCACTACCAGAGCTACATGCAGCTGATCCAGCAGAAGTCGGCCGTGGAGTACGCGCAGAGCCAGATGAGCCTGGTCAGCATGTGCCGCGACCCGGTGCCCCCTTCCTCCACCGCGGCCGACCAGGGGCCCAAGATGGAGTGGAAGGTGAAGATCCGCAGCGACGGCACGCGCTACATCACCAAGCGGCCCGTCCGCGACAAGCTGCTGAAGGAGCGCGCCATGCGCATCCGCGAGGAGCGCAGCGGCATGACCACCGACGACGACGCCGTCAGCGAGATGAAGATGGGACGCTACTGGAGCAAGGAGGAGCGCAAGCAGCACGCCGTGCGCGCCAAGGAGCAGCGGCAGCGCCGCGAGTTCATGAAGCAGAGCCGGATGGACTGCCTGAAGGAGCAGGCGGCCGTCGCCAGCGGCGACGAGAGGAAGGAGCCCAACAtcctggagctcagccacaagaagatgatgaagaagcgCAACAAGAAGATCTTCGACAACTGGATGACCATCCAGGAACTGCTGACGCACGGCACCAAGTCGCCCGACGGCACGCGCGTCTACAACTCCCTGCTGTCCGTCACCACGGTGTAA